Proteins from one Megalops cyprinoides isolate fMegCyp1 chromosome 11, fMegCyp1.pri, whole genome shotgun sequence genomic window:
- the LOC118785678 gene encoding gamma-crystallin M3-like — MTMTMGRIIFYEDRNFGGRSYECMSDCGDFSSYLSRCYSCRVESGCWMIYDRTNYMGNQYFLRRGEYSDCSRFGMSDWIRSCRMIPMYRGNYRMRMYERENFGGQMHECMDDCDSIMDRYRMSDCQSCHVMEGHWLFYEHPHYRGRMWYMRPGEYRNFRDMGYMNMRFMSMRRIMDMC, encoded by the exons ATGACTATGACAATGGGCAGG ATCATCTTCTACGAGGACAGGAACTTCGGCGGTCGCTCTTATGAGTGCATGAGCGACTGCGGCGATTTCAGCTCCTACCTGAGCCGCTGTTACTCCTGCCGGGTGGAGAGTGGATGCTGGATGATCTACGACCGCACCAACTACATGGGGAACCAGTACTTCCTGAGGAGGGGCGAGTACTCTGACTGCTCCCGCTTTGGTATGAGCGACTGGATCAGGTCCTGCCGCATGATCCCCATG TACAGAGGAAACTACAGGATGAGGATGTACGAGAGGGAGAACTTCGGCGGTCAGATGCATGAGTGCATGGATGACTGTGACTCCATCATGGACCGTTACCGCATGTCCGACTGCCAGTCCTGCCATGTGATGGAGGGCCACTGGCTGTTCTATGAGCACCCCCACTACAGAGGCAGGATGTGGTACATGAGGCCTGGGGAGTACAGGAACTTCAGAGACATGGGATACATGAACATGAGATTCATGTCCATGAGGCGCATCATGGACATGTGTTAA